Proteins encoded within one genomic window of Humulus lupulus chromosome 1, drHumLupu1.1, whole genome shotgun sequence:
- the LOC133832933 gene encoding uncharacterized protein LOC133832933, giving the protein MTSIRTSSYTIEEDVHLCHVYLDISQNPIIGINQSRDQMWARVELAYHSGQFNCEKFTNDNTNSPARFQQQGRSFNSLQSRSSGFKSPTSAPTGMSSFDLNMNEEEVPINLSKRPIGVKKAKGKQKSDEQFKKLMYQSKKLVNVIENGNFERNELLRQKVDVARMSEENKILFTDLNSISDPEFRQFIQSEKRNIYRSRAQTSEHVEQGE; this is encoded by the exons ATGACTTCAATTCGAACTTCTTCATACACAATTGAAGAAGATGTGCACTTGTGTCATGTGTATCTTGACATTTCTCAAAATCCAATCATAGGAATTAACCAATCCAGAGATCAgatgtgggcaagagttgaattAGCATATCACTCTGGACAGTTTA ATTGTGAGAAATTTACAAATGACAACACCAATTCACCAGCTAGATTCCAACAACAAGGTCGTAGTTTCAATTCCCTCCAATCTCGTTCTTCTGGCTTCAAATCGCCGACATCGGCACCCACTGGTATGAGTTCATTTGATCTTAATATGAATGAAGAGGAAGTTCCTATTAATTTATCTAAAAGACCTATCGGTGTGAAAAAagcaaaaggaaaacaaaaaagtGATGAACAATTTAAGAAATTAATGTATCAAAGTAAAAAACTTGTTAACGTTATAGAAAATGGTAACTTTGAAAGAAATGAACTTTTGAGACAAAAGGTTGATGTGGCTAGAATGAGTGAAgagaataaaattttatttacggATTTGAATTCTATATCTGATCCAGAGTTTCGCCAATTTATTCAAAGCGAAAAGAGAAACATTTACAGATCAAGAGCACAAACATCCGAACATGTAGAACAAGGAGAATGA